In the Geobacter sp. FeAm09 genome, one interval contains:
- the pilQ gene encoding type IV pilus secretin family protein, with translation MKWFTRQSIVLALVLTVSAAFLTGGAGGAEAATEPAKAKLAAIESISASGEGAAAELVVRLSSPATYTSYKTTSPLRLVIDLSQTTQGAITAPVAINQGNIKSVSVNRFDTDAGTLTRISVELVNDIDAVISASPAQPGELHVAFPVQHAPAAGPETVTAANGEKPAEITEKSPAPAADGVKPVEPVQDGAKLQPVVPATATKHALNAVTARDGAIILAVEGGVDEFKTFRLNKPERYVIDLFGVTSILPSRFIPLNAIGVASARIGLYPDKTRVVLDAINGSFPEATATRADEGVRVVLAGASGPGTPAQPVAAGAAKTDAAAVPHKASAPAAQKAAEAAPAAAPRVDMHPAVGPAIVEMIDFQVVDAISRVAVRVKGDVDVEQPVTTPGFVTLTLKNATLAKRLQRSLDAQAFVTPVLRVTPFMVKTRKGTDTKVRIALRVAAPYEFRHEGDMFFIDFKNPEGLTAGKLELDTPEARLHPKRHAAKDADITTELAPAPEVPSKPGELVRHYKGRKVTLEFADAEVRKIFQLLSEVSNKNFVLGDDVTGTISIKLVNVPWDQALDIILDTKGLDKREEGNIIIIKGKGKFKSQAEEEQEIKKALTKSIELKTETFSINYADITSIAGQFNGLKSERGVISQDVRTNKVIVKDIPQALDDMRKLLQQLDVPEKQVMIEARIVEATSTFTRSLGVNWGIHYRDGSASFLGINSLDTTFGGTVSTVPSTSGASSNSGTATGISFGSLTSNIQLDMRLNAAATAGLIKIVSTPKVATLNNKTAKITQGQQIPYTSSTSDKVETKFVEAALALEVTPHINSNGTISMKIDAKNDSAGTATGSSTAPPINKKQATTEMLLRDGETTVIGGIYVDNDTESDEGVPFLMDIPFFGKFFKSNTKSKTKTELLIFITPRILNTI, from the coding sequence ATGAAGTGGTTTACGAGACAATCTATTGTTCTAGCCCTTGTCTTGACGGTGTCGGCAGCCTTCCTTACGGGGGGGGCAGGCGGTGCGGAAGCAGCCACGGAGCCTGCAAAAGCCAAGCTTGCCGCTATCGAATCCATCAGCGCATCCGGCGAAGGCGCTGCGGCGGAGCTTGTCGTCAGGCTTTCCTCACCGGCAACCTATACCAGCTATAAGACCACCTCGCCCCTTCGCCTGGTGATCGACTTGTCGCAAACGACGCAAGGCGCCATTACAGCGCCGGTCGCCATCAACCAGGGCAATATCAAAAGCGTGAGCGTCAACCGTTTCGACACCGATGCCGGCACCCTGACGCGGATCAGCGTGGAGTTGGTCAACGACATCGACGCGGTCATCTCCGCTTCTCCGGCCCAGCCCGGCGAGTTGCATGTCGCCTTTCCGGTGCAGCATGCTCCGGCGGCAGGACCTGAAACGGTAACCGCCGCCAACGGCGAAAAACCTGCGGAAATCACTGAAAAGAGTCCCGCGCCCGCTGCCGATGGGGTGAAGCCGGTGGAACCCGTCCAGGATGGCGCCAAATTGCAGCCGGTTGTGCCGGCGACGGCCACCAAACATGCGCTGAACGCGGTAACGGCCAGGGACGGCGCCATAATCCTCGCCGTCGAGGGCGGCGTAGACGAGTTCAAGACGTTCAGGCTCAACAAGCCCGAACGCTATGTCATCGATCTGTTCGGCGTCACGAGTATTCTTCCCAGCCGTTTCATCCCCCTGAACGCCATCGGGGTCGCATCGGCCCGCATCGGCCTCTACCCCGACAAGACCCGCGTGGTGCTCGACGCGATCAACGGCAGTTTTCCGGAAGCCACGGCGACAAGAGCGGATGAGGGGGTACGGGTCGTTCTCGCCGGTGCATCCGGCCCGGGCACACCGGCACAACCTGTCGCGGCCGGTGCGGCAAAAACGGATGCCGCGGCTGTCCCGCACAAAGCGTCCGCCCCGGCGGCTCAAAAGGCGGCAGAGGCTGCCCCCGCCGCAGCGCCCCGGGTGGATATGCATCCGGCAGTTGGTCCTGCCATCGTAGAGATGATCGACTTCCAGGTGGTTGACGCCATATCCCGCGTGGCGGTCAGGGTCAAGGGAGATGTGGATGTGGAGCAGCCGGTCACGACCCCGGGCTTCGTTACCCTGACCCTCAAGAACGCGACCCTGGCAAAACGGCTGCAGCGCTCTTTGGATGCCCAGGCCTTCGTGACGCCGGTTCTCCGGGTAACCCCCTTCATGGTCAAGACCCGCAAGGGGACCGACACCAAGGTGCGTATCGCGCTGCGCGTCGCCGCGCCGTATGAATTCCGCCATGAAGGCGACATGTTCTTCATCGATTTCAAAAACCCCGAGGGACTCACCGCCGGCAAGCTGGAGCTGGATACGCCGGAGGCCCGTCTCCATCCCAAGCGTCATGCCGCGAAAGATGCCGATATAACCACGGAACTGGCGCCCGCGCCGGAGGTGCCGTCGAAACCGGGCGAACTGGTGAGGCACTACAAGGGGCGGAAGGTTACCCTTGAGTTTGCCGACGCCGAGGTGCGCAAGATCTTCCAGCTCCTCTCCGAAGTGAGCAACAAGAACTTCGTGCTTGGCGACGATGTCACGGGAACGATCAGCATCAAGCTGGTCAACGTGCCGTGGGACCAGGCCCTGGATATCATTCTCGATACCAAGGGACTGGACAAGCGCGAAGAGGGTAACATCATCATCATCAAGGGCAAGGGGAAATTCAAGTCACAGGCCGAAGAAGAGCAGGAGATCAAAAAGGCCCTGACGAAATCCATCGAGCTTAAAACCGAGACCTTTAGCATCAATTACGCCGACATCACGAGCATCGCCGGGCAGTTCAACGGGCTGAAAAGCGAACGCGGCGTGATTTCCCAGGATGTGCGCACCAACAAGGTGATCGTCAAGGACATTCCCCAGGCTCTGGACGACATGCGCAAGCTGCTGCAGCAACTCGACGTGCCCGAGAAGCAGGTCATGATCGAAGCCCGGATCGTGGAGGCGACCTCGACCTTCACCCGTTCCCTCGGCGTGAACTGGGGCATCCATTACCGGGACGGTTCCGCGTCGTTCCTGGGCATCAACTCGCTGGACACCACGTTCGGCGGCACTGTGTCCACGGTCCCGTCCACATCCGGGGCCAGCAGCAACTCCGGAACGGCGACCGGCATTTCCTTTGGCTCGCTCACCAGCAATATTCAGCTTGATATGCGCCTGAATGCCGCGGCAACCGCCGGGCTTATCAAAATCGTCTCCACGCCGAAGGTTGCGACGCTGAACAACAAGACCGCCAAGATCACCCAAGGACAGCAGATCCCCTACACATCGTCCACCTCCGACAAGGTCGAAACCAAGTTCGTCGAGGCGGCCCTGGCGCTGGAGGTAACCCCGCATATCAACTCCAATGGGACGATCAGCATGAAGATCGACGCCAAAAATGACTCTGCCGGTACCGCCACCGGCAGCAGTACCGCTCCACCGATCAACAAAAAGCAGGCAACGACCGAGATGCTGCTGCGTGACGGAGAGACCACGGTTATCGGCGGGATCTACGTCGACAACGATACGGAATCCGATGAAGGGGTCCCGTTCCTGATGGACATTCCCTTCTTCGGGAAATTCTTTAAATCGAATACAAAATCAAAGACAAAGACCGAGTTGCTGATCTTTATTACGCCGAGAATTTTGAATACCATTTAG
- a CDS encoding valine--tRNA ligase, with the protein MSKELAKGYEPHDVEKRWYAEWETKGYFRAAAASDKKPFSIVIPPPNVTGALHMGHALNNTLQDILCRWKRMLGYNVLWMPGTDHAGIATQNVVERQLAAEKMDRHELGREAFIERVWKWKAESGGQIIGQLKRLGASCDWERERFTMDEGLSKAVRTVFVKLYQDGLIYRANRLINWCPRCHTALSDIEVEHEDKKGHLWHIRYPVAGEPGRYVVVATTRPETMLGDTAVAVHPADERYQGLIGKKVILPLVNREIPVVADEYVDREFGTGVVKITPAHDFNDFEVGQRHNLDMINVFDESGVVNAAGRQYEGMDRFEARKRIVGELEAAGLLEKIEDHAMAVGGCYRCKTVVEPYLSLQWYVKVAPLAEQALAAVKEGKTRIIPKQWENTYYDWMENIRDWCISRQIWWGHRIPAWFCDHCGEVTVAMEAPATCCKCGSDELRQETDVLDTWFSSALWPFSTMGWPEKTAELATFYPTSCLVTGFDILFFWVARMMMMGLHFMDEVPFGDVYIHALVRDAHGQKMSKSKGNVIDPLTIIDQYGTDAFRFTLAAFAAQGRDIKLAEERIAGYRNFCNKVWNAARFTLMNLEGFDPDTLRLAELPLSEGDKWILHRLNETARETNKALAEYRFNEAAMGLYQFTWSEFCDWYVELSKKDLYGDDPLRKKTAQYVLWYTLEHLLRLLHPFMPFITEEIWQALPGTKEGATIMLAPYPEAAPERSHPGAAADMERVMAVISGIRNIRGEMEVPPSREIGVILSCGSDESLRLMKHNEGAIISLARVADLALGQGIEKPEDASIQVAGDVQIFVPLKGLVDVEEEEKRLSKEIAKIEKEIDLFSKKLENPSFVERAPADVVAKEREKLAEVTDKKQVLEASLEKIRRLRG; encoded by the coding sequence ATGAGCAAAGAACTGGCAAAAGGCTACGAGCCGCACGACGTGGAAAAGAGATGGTACGCGGAATGGGAGACCAAGGGATACTTCCGTGCCGCCGCCGCATCGGACAAGAAACCCTTCAGCATCGTCATCCCTCCCCCCAACGTCACCGGCGCCCTGCACATGGGACACGCCCTCAACAATACCCTGCAGGACATCCTCTGCCGCTGGAAGCGGATGCTGGGGTACAACGTGCTCTGGATGCCGGGCACCGACCACGCCGGCATCGCCACGCAAAACGTGGTGGAACGCCAGCTTGCCGCCGAAAAGATGGATCGCCACGAACTGGGGCGCGAGGCCTTCATCGAGCGGGTCTGGAAGTGGAAAGCCGAGTCCGGCGGCCAGATCATCGGCCAGTTGAAGCGCCTGGGCGCCTCCTGCGACTGGGAGCGGGAACGCTTCACCATGGACGAGGGGCTGTCCAAGGCGGTGCGCACCGTGTTCGTCAAGCTGTACCAGGACGGCCTCATCTACCGGGCAAACCGCCTGATCAACTGGTGCCCCCGCTGCCATACCGCCCTGTCGGATATCGAGGTGGAGCACGAGGACAAAAAGGGGCACCTGTGGCACATCCGCTACCCGGTGGCCGGCGAGCCGGGCAGGTATGTGGTGGTGGCCACGACCCGCCCCGAGACCATGCTGGGCGATACGGCGGTGGCCGTGCACCCCGCAGACGAACGCTATCAGGGCCTGATCGGCAAAAAGGTGATCCTGCCGCTGGTCAACCGGGAGATCCCGGTGGTGGCCGACGAATACGTGGACCGGGAGTTCGGCACCGGGGTGGTCAAGATCACGCCGGCCCACGACTTCAACGACTTCGAGGTGGGGCAGCGCCACAACCTGGACATGATCAACGTCTTCGACGAGTCCGGCGTCGTCAACGCCGCCGGGCGCCAGTACGAGGGGATGGACCGCTTCGAGGCCCGCAAGCGGATCGTGGGTGAACTGGAGGCGGCCGGGCTGCTGGAGAAGATCGAGGACCACGCCATGGCGGTGGGGGGCTGTTACCGCTGCAAGACCGTGGTGGAGCCCTATCTCTCCCTGCAGTGGTACGTCAAGGTCGCCCCCCTGGCGGAGCAGGCCCTGGCCGCGGTCAAGGAGGGCAAAACCCGCATCATCCCCAAGCAGTGGGAAAACACCTACTACGATTGGATGGAAAATATCCGTGACTGGTGCATCTCGCGCCAGATCTGGTGGGGGCACCGCATCCCGGCCTGGTTCTGCGACCACTGCGGCGAAGTGACCGTGGCCATGGAGGCCCCGGCGACCTGCTGCAAGTGCGGGAGCGATGAGCTTCGCCAGGAGACCGACGTCCTGGATACCTGGTTTTCCTCGGCCCTGTGGCCCTTCTCCACCATGGGCTGGCCCGAAAAGACGGCGGAACTGGCCACCTTCTATCCCACCTCCTGCCTGGTGACCGGCTTCGACATCCTCTTCTTCTGGGTGGCCCGCATGATGATGATGGGACTGCACTTCATGGACGAGGTACCCTTCGGCGACGTGTACATCCACGCCCTGGTGCGGGACGCCCACGGCCAGAAGATGAGCAAGTCCAAGGGGAACGTGATCGACCCCCTGACCATCATCGACCAGTACGGCACCGACGCCTTCCGGTTCACCCTGGCCGCCTTCGCCGCCCAGGGGAGGGACATCAAGCTGGCCGAGGAGCGCATCGCCGGCTACCGCAACTTTTGCAACAAGGTATGGAACGCCGCCCGTTTCACCCTGATGAACCTGGAAGGGTTCGACCCCGACACCCTGCGGCTGGCGGAGTTGCCGCTCTCCGAAGGGGACAAGTGGATCCTGCACCGCCTGAACGAAACCGCCCGGGAGACGAACAAGGCGTTGGCGGAGTACCGCTTCAACGAGGCGGCCATGGGGCTGTACCAGTTTACCTGGAGCGAGTTCTGCGACTGGTACGTGGAGCTCTCCAAGAAGGACCTGTACGGCGACGACCCGCTGCGCAAGAAAACGGCCCAGTATGTGCTCTGGTACACCCTGGAACATCTGCTGCGGCTTTTGCACCCCTTCATGCCCTTCATCACCGAGGAGATCTGGCAGGCGCTGCCGGGTACGAAGGAGGGGGCGACCATCATGCTGGCCCCGTACCCCGAAGCTGCCCCGGAACGTTCCCACCCCGGGGCGGCGGCCGACATGGAGCGGGTCATGGCGGTCATTTCCGGCATCCGCAACATCCGCGGCGAGATGGAGGTGCCCCCGTCCCGGGAGATCGGCGTGATCCTATCCTGCGGCAGCGATGAGAGCCTCAGGCTCATGAAGCACAACGAAGGGGCTATCATCAGCCTGGCCCGGGTCGCCGACCTGGCCCTGGGGCAGGGGATCGAGAAGCCGGAGGACGCCTCCATCCAGGTGGCGGGAGACGTGCAGATCTTCGTGCCGCTCAAGGGGCTGGTGGATGTGGAGGAGGAAGAGAAGCGCCTCTCCAAGGAGATCGCCAAGATCGAAAAAGAGATCGACCTGTTTTCGAAAAAACTGGAGAACCCCAGCTTCGTCGAGCGCGCCCCGGCGGACGTGGTCGCCAAGGAGCGGGAAAAGCTGGCCGAGGTTACCGACAAGAAGCAGGTGCTGGAAGCGAGCCTGGAAAAGATCAGACGCCTGAGGGGCTGA
- the recN gene encoding DNA repair protein RecN — MLTDLTIKNIAIIDTLHISFREGLTVLTGETGAGKSIIIDAVGLIMGGRASADLIRSGADEAVVEALFDISAQPEVAQRLRDSGFDCDNDELLVKRSISRAGKNRVFINTNMATLALLADIAPRLINIYGQHESQTLLRPENHLRLLDAYAGLNPQREEYARAFERFRALQERLATLDEEEREAERRLDLLSYQSDEIARAELRAGEEEELEERRRLLAGAEKLGGTTASAFERLYEGDGAILGQLRRIKDSIAEVSAIDRSLEGVAASLENAYLQVEDAAIMLRDYASRIEADPTALQQADDRLDLIHRLKRKYAPTVEAILEFKQGLDGEIDALKGREQARHDLEEERERLARDVQQRGKELTARRTAAAGALSKALAAEVHQLAMKNAVVETLLEPLAEPRATGYERVELLFSPNPGEPPRPLARVASGGELSRLMLAFKQVLPEGDVPTLIFDEVDTGIGGATSEMVGQKLRKVASVQQVLCITHLAQVAVFAAQHLRVEKQVANGRTTTRVMPLADDERTREVARMLAGAKITDSALAHAAEMLVATNTL; from the coding sequence ATGTTGACCGACCTGACCATCAAGAACATCGCCATCATCGACACCCTGCACATCTCCTTCAGGGAGGGGCTTACCGTGCTTACCGGCGAAACCGGCGCCGGCAAGTCGATCATCATCGATGCGGTCGGCCTCATCATGGGGGGGCGTGCCTCGGCCGACCTGATCCGTTCCGGGGCTGACGAGGCGGTGGTGGAGGCGCTGTTTGACATCTCGGCCCAGCCCGAGGTGGCCCAACGGCTTCGGGATTCCGGTTTCGACTGCGACAACGACGAACTGCTCGTGAAGCGCTCCATCTCCCGGGCCGGCAAGAATCGGGTCTTCATCAATACGAACATGGCCACCCTGGCGCTTTTAGCCGACATCGCCCCCCGCCTGATCAACATCTACGGCCAGCATGAATCCCAGACCCTGCTTCGCCCGGAGAACCATCTGCGGCTCCTGGATGCCTACGCCGGGTTGAATCCGCAGCGGGAAGAGTATGCCCGCGCCTTCGAGCGTTTCCGCGCCCTCCAGGAGCGGCTTGCAACCCTGGACGAGGAGGAGCGGGAGGCGGAACGGCGGCTCGATCTCCTGTCGTACCAGTCCGATGAGATCGCCCGGGCGGAGTTGCGGGCCGGGGAGGAGGAAGAGCTGGAGGAACGCCGCCGGCTGCTGGCCGGCGCCGAGAAGCTGGGGGGAACCACGGCCTCTGCCTTTGAGCGGCTCTACGAGGGGGATGGGGCGATCCTCGGCCAGTTGCGGCGCATCAAGGACTCCATTGCCGAGGTCTCCGCCATCGACCGCAGCCTGGAAGGGGTGGCCGCCTCCCTGGAAAACGCCTACCTGCAGGTGGAGGATGCCGCCATCATGCTGCGCGACTACGCCTCCCGCATCGAGGCCGACCCCACGGCGTTGCAGCAGGCCGATGACCGTCTCGATCTGATCCACCGGCTCAAGAGGAAATATGCGCCCACCGTGGAGGCGATCCTCGAATTCAAGCAGGGGCTCGATGGCGAGATAGATGCCCTGAAGGGGCGGGAACAGGCCCGGCATGACCTGGAAGAGGAACGGGAGCGGCTTGCCCGCGACGTGCAGCAGCGGGGCAAGGAGCTCACCGCACGGCGCACCGCCGCCGCCGGAGCCCTCTCCAAGGCCCTGGCCGCAGAGGTGCATCAGCTCGCCATGAAGAACGCCGTCGTGGAAACGCTCCTGGAGCCGCTGGCGGAGCCGCGCGCCACCGGGTACGAGCGGGTGGAGCTCCTCTTCTCCCCCAATCCGGGCGAGCCGCCCCGGCCCCTGGCCCGGGTCGCCTCCGGCGGCGAGTTGTCGCGGCTCATGCTGGCATTCAAACAGGTGTTGCCCGAGGGGGATGTGCCGACGTTGATCTTTGACGAGGTGGATACCGGCATTGGCGGCGCCACCTCGGAGATGGTGGGACAAAAGCTCAGGAAGGTCGCTTCGGTTCAGCAGGTGCTCTGCATCACCCACCTGGCCCAGGTGGCGGTTTTTGCCGCCCAGCATCTGCGGGTGGAGAAACAGGTGGCGAACGGCAGGACCACCACCCGGGTCATGCCGCTGGCGGATGATGAACGCACCCGCGAGGTCGCCCGCATGCTGGCCGGGGCCAAGATCACGGATTCGGCCCTGGCCCATGCCGCTGAGATGCTGGTGGCGACGAACACCTTGTAG
- a CDS encoding helix-turn-helix transcriptional regulator — MKCTNKVKTIRESKLMSKSELARKAGVSALTVDRIERGESCRLETKRKIILALGYSLDDKNKVFQD, encoded by the coding sequence ATGAAATGCACAAACAAGGTAAAGACAATCCGCGAATCGAAGCTCATGAGTAAATCGGAACTTGCCCGCAAGGCTGGCGTGTCCGCGCTTACGGTGGACCGGATCGAGCGGGGCGAAAGCTGCCGTCTTGAAACCAAGCGAAAGATTATCCTCGCGTTAGGCTACTCGCTGGACGACAAAAACAAGGTCTTTCAGGATTAA
- a CDS encoding type 4a pilus biogenesis protein PilO: MDPQVEKILKLPTKQKIIILVLVMAVEAAALLYALYLPKYKELDGLKAELSKLQNEIDDKTRIANNLPRLQREYDQLNKELAQALTELPNSKEIPSLLTSITTLGKGAGLDFLVFKPKGESPKDFYAEVPVDITVSGSYYSVANFFAAVANLPRIVNITNVAFADIKNVNNRMMTKVTCLATTFRFLDKKEIKDDKKKPAPK, translated from the coding sequence ATGGATCCGCAAGTCGAAAAAATACTCAAGCTGCCGACAAAGCAAAAGATCATCATACTGGTGCTGGTGATGGCCGTGGAGGCTGCCGCGCTGCTCTACGCGCTGTACCTGCCCAAATATAAAGAGCTGGACGGCCTGAAAGCCGAGTTGTCGAAGCTGCAGAACGAGATCGATGACAAGACCAGGATCGCCAACAACCTGCCCCGCCTCCAGCGGGAATACGACCAGCTCAACAAGGAACTGGCCCAGGCCCTGACCGAACTCCCCAACTCCAAGGAGATCCCCTCGCTCTTGACGAGCATCACCACCCTGGGCAAAGGGGCGGGACTCGATTTCCTCGTCTTCAAGCCCAAGGGGGAATCCCCCAAGGATTTCTATGCCGAGGTGCCGGTGGACATCACCGTGTCAGGATCGTATTACAGCGTTGCCAACTTCTTTGCTGCCGTTGCCAACCTCCCCCGTATCGTTAATATAACCAACGTAGCTTTTGCCGATATCAAGAACGTCAACAACAGGATGATGACAAAGGTTACCTGTCTCGCCACCACATTCCGCTTCCTTGATAAGAAAGAGATTAAGGATGATAAGAAGAAACCTGCTCCCAAATAG
- a CDS encoding NAD(+)/NADH kinase, with protein MRKVAIFAKKHDPRCQGVADDLINWLEERGCRPLVEAHLARHIGYHLGTTAENIREQAELVVVLGGDGTLISVARLFSGREVPIVGVNLGSLGFLTEVTVEELYPVLDLCLKGDPCVSERMMLEVSVRREGREIEKHHVLNDIVINKGALARIIDLETKVNGHPLTTFRADGLIVSTPTGSTGYSLSAGGPIIHPQMSCLVITPICPHTLTNRPIVVSDAATVSITVASSYDEKVYLTLDGQVGFELTERDSVDVRAALKTTALVMSRSRDYFEVLRTKLKWGGQ; from the coding sequence ATACGCAAGGTCGCCATATTCGCCAAGAAACATGACCCGCGCTGCCAGGGGGTTGCCGACGACCTCATCAACTGGCTGGAGGAAAGGGGGTGCCGCCCCCTGGTGGAGGCGCACCTGGCCCGCCACATCGGCTATCACCTGGGGACCACGGCCGAGAACATCCGCGAACAGGCCGAACTGGTGGTGGTGCTGGGAGGGGACGGCACACTGATCTCGGTGGCCCGGCTCTTCAGCGGCAGGGAGGTCCCCATTGTGGGGGTCAACTTGGGGAGCCTCGGCTTTCTTACCGAGGTGACGGTGGAGGAGCTCTACCCGGTCCTGGATCTGTGCCTCAAGGGCGACCCCTGCGTTTCGGAGCGGATGATGCTGGAGGTGAGCGTCCGCCGGGAGGGGAGGGAGATCGAGAAGCACCACGTGCTGAACGATATCGTCATCAACAAGGGGGCGCTGGCCCGGATCATCGACCTGGAAACCAAGGTCAACGGCCACCCCCTGACCACCTTCCGGGCCGACGGGCTGATCGTCTCCACGCCCACCGGTTCCACCGGCTATTCCCTGTCCGCCGGCGGCCCCATCATCCACCCGCAGATGAGCTGTCTCGTGATCACCCCCATCTGCCCCCACACCCTGACGAACCGTCCCATCGTGGTCTCCGATGCGGCCACCGTCTCCATTACCGTGGCCTCGTCCTACGACGAAAAGGTCTATCTGACCCTGGACGGCCAGGTCGGCTTCGAGTTGACGGAGCGGGACTCGGTGGATGTGCGGGCCGCCCTCAAGACCACCGCCCTGGTCATGTCCCGCAGCCGGGATTATTTCGAGGTGCTGCGGACGAAACTTAAATGGGGGGGGCAGTAG
- a CDS encoding PilN domain-containing protein yields MIKINLLPVRAAKKKETAVQQITIFCVSLLLVAAVVVSLYVVKRMQIAAAQTDIAAANAKIGELKKRIGKLEELKTLKDQVKKKLDVLAQLRKNKTGPAERLATLSDITPEQLWLTGYAENGADVKLSGIAYTEELIASFMRSLEASRDYTGVELVVSEQMELAGTKLKKFELTCKLKAAATPQPEAAPKK; encoded by the coding sequence ATGATCAAGATCAACCTGTTGCCGGTTCGCGCCGCGAAAAAGAAGGAGACGGCCGTCCAGCAGATCACCATCTTCTGCGTCAGTCTGCTGCTGGTGGCCGCTGTCGTGGTTTCCCTGTATGTGGTCAAGCGGATGCAGATTGCCGCCGCGCAGACCGATATTGCCGCGGCCAATGCCAAGATCGGCGAACTGAAGAAGAGGATCGGCAAGCTTGAGGAACTCAAAACACTGAAGGACCAGGTGAAGAAGAAGCTGGATGTCCTGGCCCAGTTGCGCAAGAACAAGACGGGGCCGGCCGAACGGCTGGCCACGCTGAGCGACATTACCCCCGAGCAGCTCTGGCTTACCGGCTACGCGGAAAACGGCGCGGATGTCAAATTGTCAGGTATCGCCTATACCGAAGAGTTGATCGCGTCGTTCATGCGCAGCCTGGAAGCGTCCCGGGACTACACGGGGGTCGAGCTGGTCGTGTCCGAGCAGATGGAGCTGGCGGGGACCAAGCTGAAAAAGTTTGAGCTGACATGCAAGTTGAAGGCAGCTGCCACGCCGCAGCCCGAGGCCGCCCCCAAGAAATAG
- a CDS encoding pilus assembly protein PilP, translating to MIRRNLLPNSRSVAVVVAVGIVAAMLPGCKKHEQPAPAAQPAAKAAAPQQPKPVQKPVSSALKLPPPPVNQFDFSNKKDPFKPFLVVKPHPAAPAAGTAARISRSGLPIHSFDVSQFRLIGVVTGDRQNKAMVVDPNGKGYVLRVGMSIGKNEGTVTSISNSGVDVLEQFRDDNGRVRKETIKITLPRK from the coding sequence ATGATAAGAAGAAACCTGCTCCCAAATAGCCGTTCAGTAGCGGTCGTTGTTGCTGTCGGCATCGTGGCGGCTATGCTGCCGGGCTGCAAGAAGCACGAACAGCCCGCACCTGCCGCGCAACCGGCCGCGAAGGCCGCTGCGCCGCAACAGCCCAAGCCGGTGCAAAAACCGGTCAGTTCGGCGCTCAAACTGCCGCCGCCCCCGGTCAATCAGTTCGATTTCAGCAACAAAAAGGATCCCTTCAAGCCCTTTCTGGTCGTCAAACCGCATCCGGCTGCCCCGGCGGCGGGCACTGCGGCCAGGATCTCCCGGAGCGGCCTCCCCATCCATAGTTTCGACGTCAGCCAGTTCAGGCTGATCGGCGTGGTAACGGGGGATCGGCAAAACAAGGCCATGGTTGTGGACCCCAACGGCAAGGGATACGTCCTCAGGGTCGGAATGTCGATCGGCAAAAACGAGGGCACCGTGACCTCGATCAGCAACAGCGGCGTGGATGTGCTGGAGCAATTCAGAGACGACAATGGTCGGGTGCGCAAGGAAACCATCAAAATCACCCTTCCCAGGAAATAA